The window CCAACCTTGCCGGCGGCCACCGACAAGCTCGTCCGCCCACCGGGTACCCAGAATAAGGGCCGCTATCGATGTTCCAGCTCCGAAGCCAAGAGACAGGCCCGCGTGGGCCCGTCGTTCCCACCGCACGAGTTCTCGCAGAACGCTCATCCGTCGTCCAAATGCACCCAATGACTCTACCAGACCGTCCGTTCGGGCGGCATACCTAGCGATTTTTTATGTACCGTATCACAATGTCGTAACAGGCCGAAACGCCGACGCGAGCACCCAAGTCGGCGTCCTAGTAACCGTTCCCTCGTCGCTGCGGTGACTGTCCCCCCTGGTAGGGCGCCTGAAGGTTGTGTGCCCTCGGCCCGGCGCCTCCGGGGACGCCGTGCATCGCCTGCTGCCCAGACGCCGCGGCCCGCTGCTGCACGTACTGCTCCGCCGTGAGGCCGTGGGCTCCCGATCCGGCGTGGGAGCCGGCCGGTTGCCAGGCCATGGTCCGCttcccgccgtcgtcggcgccctgtCTTCCCGGGCTCGGCTGCCTTTGTGGCTGATCTGGGCCGGGCGCATTCGCCGACGGGGGAACCTTCCTGCgaggcaccggcgccgcTCCGTAGTTGATGGTCGGGCCAAAGTTGACCTCGGGAAAGTCGTAATCGGCGTTCTGCGTCGGATGCTCCCCGCCACCCACCGTCTTCAGGGCCCCGGCACGCGGTCGTTCGACGGAcgggcggccgtcggtcggGTGCCGGTCGTCCTGGGGATAATGGCCAGGTGGCGGCTGTCGTCCCTGCGCCGGAGGAGGGCCGCGGTGCGGATCGGACGAGTAATGGTCGATGACGTCGTCGGACGTCATGCTCTGATGGCCGCCGGGGACCGGCTTCCGTTGCGGGTGGGCCGGGTTCGGCGGAGGGCGTCCCCTGCCCTGAGGTCCAGGAAACGGTCGCGGGCCTGGCCCAGCTGGTGGCTGGCCTCGGTACGGATCATGATGCAGCGGCGGGTGGCCGGGCGGCGGTCGCTGGTTCGGCGGACGCCCTCGGCCCTGACCCTGGGGCGGCATCGGGGCGCCCcgtccggcggcgccgggggGGAGCTGATCCGGGTGAAAGTTGGGTTTCTGTCCTGGAGGATGCGgggcgcgacggccgtcggacGTGTGCGGGCGCGGCGGTTCGTTCGCGTCGTGCGCGTACGGTGGCTTCGAGCCGTAGTCCATGGGCGATCGGGCTCTCTGGTTCGGGACGCCGAGCGGGACCGGTAGCCTGCCGGGCCGGTCGTGGCCGTGGGCGTTCAAAGCTGGACCGTGGGCGCTAGCCGTTAGCAAGCGttccgacgacgtcggcgtgtgcatgtaccgaaGGGTTGGATGACACACCGTCACCATCCCTTCTCGGCGACAGGTCGCCGGGGTTGGCTATCCCgcccgccttggccagctgGGCCAGCGTCGTGCTGGAAAGCCGGCTGTTGGCGCGACGGAGCTCCGGAGAGTGGTACGCCTTGCCTGCGGGGTGGGCCTGGGATCCGTGGCTGAAGGCGGGCGGGCGCGACACGGGCTCCGGCGTGGGCATGCCCTCGAGGTCGCCCATCTCCGGCGGCATGGGCGACCTGcccggctcgtcgtccgagctgcccgtctcggccgggGGCCCTCCCCtgaccggcaccggcatcctCTGCGGCGACGTCTGGTAGGGAACCATGGGGGGGCCGTAGTCGTTGCGCGGCGGCTGggggccgccgacgttggATTCCGACAGGTTGCGGCCGTGCTGGGCGTGGGCGGCCACCGAGAGCTGCATGCCCCCGCGCTGGTCCGGGGGGGCGGTCCCCATCCTCCCGGCTTCGTTGAGGGAGAAGGAGCGCGAGGTGCGGATGCGCGCGTGATCCTCGGCAAAGCCGACCTTTGGCTTGCCGCCGGGGCTGCTGcccgagacggcgtcggcggcggcggcggcgtcgggcccggtgccgtcctcgacggcgttcaTCCTCGTGCCGGTGGCCTCCTTGAGCTTCTTGCGCCATTCCCTCTCGGCCCaggaggagctcgagtcGTCCATGATGAGGGTCGAgacgtcgagcagctcgaggtAGCCGTACTTTTTGTGCTTGGGCATGGCGAACATGAGCGAGCGGGGGTCGAGCACGCTGGCGACGAGCCTACCCGGCCGGCCGTAGAGGCCAAACGTGTCCCAGGTGGGGAAGAGGAAGCGGAGGAGCATCTCGAAGCCGGTGACCATGGGCCGGACTTCGGGCATGATGAAGATGAAGCCCTcggtggccgagggcgggCTCGAGTGGACGGTGACGTGACCCTCGATCTTGAGGAGGGtcgaggcgtcgacgagggactTGGCCTGCGGGTATATGGCGTAGGCCGAGTAGGCGTCGGTGATGGTGGCGATGGGCTGCGCCTTTTtctgcttcttgccgtccttgCGCGTGTCGTAAAACTTGATGTCGCCCTTGAGGATGGGCATGGCGGAGCGGTCGTAGGCCGATCGCTTCTTGACCTCCTTCTGGAGCTTGGCGTACTCCTTCTCGTCGGGCGGGCTGATGACGCACCAGCAGCGCCTCCAGggcacgccggcgccgaaccGGACGCGGACCCATTCCTCCGTCTTGAAGCGGGAGCGCTCCATGACGACGTTGATGTTGTTGAGCAtcttgcccttgccggcgatgagggcgCCGGTGTAGGCCTCCTGCAGGGTCGAGTGCTCGTACATGGCGAGGCGGATGCCGGCGGTCCACTGGATGAGCGAGTGGTGGGAGTTGAAGTGCAGCAGGTACCGGTTTCTTCCGGCGGTGGAGATGCTGAGGATGTTCTGCAACGGCTGCTCATCGCCGGAGCGCGTGGGTAGGGACTCGATCTAGACGGCCAGGTTCGCTTGAGCGgttgcgtcgacggccgctgccgggggggagggggggggaggggcggcgACTCACCATCTTGATGGAAGCGTCGGTCAGGTTGATGAACTTGGGCagcacctcgccgtcctcgccggcggcgtcgagctcggcggcatcccAGAGCGAcaggacggtgccgacgagctgggcAAAGCACTCGGTCCAGGTGCGGTCGGCATTGGGCTTGCCCTCTAGATGGCGTGCGTCAGCGAGCGGAAGGACGGGGCGAGGGGACGGCGACGTACGCGTATTCtggtcgtcgagcttgagGAAGTAGCCCTCCTGGTAGAGCTTGTTGGAGTGGCTGTTGAGGAGGGAGTAGACGGGCAGCAGCTCGGGGATGGTGTCCTCGTTGATGTCCATGACGGGCGGCTGGTAGGCGTTGAAGATGGACAAGGGCCTGGAGGAGGGCCTCGAAGCGCtgcgctggcgctgctggtgGGGAGAGATGTTCCGGGGCGAGCCGTTCAGCGGCGTGCCATAGTCCGAGAGCTCGGGAGGCGTGACGGGTCGGCGGACGTATGTGTCGAGGAAGGGATCTGTCGTCACGGTCGAGCGGGAAGCGGGCTTGAGGTGCGCGCCGGTCGACTCGttgggcggcgatgatgtaGGGGACGGGGATGGGGTCTTGTGGCCAGCGGAAAACTGGGACATGAAGGAGAGGACTATTTGAGCAGCCGTCAGCGGATTGCTACGCCGGAGAGGGGCAGTGGCATCATTAGCGGCCAAGGGTGGGCTCAGCTGTTTGCCGGTGCCTTTTTCGTATTAGTTGGGGGACGGACGGGGGCGAGGAAATGAAGTGCTCTTGGTGCAACGGGGGCAGCGCGAGTACATGCCGGGTCGTACTGTAGCGGTAGTggcagcggcggccgccgcagcagagcagcagcagaggaGCAACGGAGCAGAGCTCGCAGGTGCTGAGGCATCGCGCAGAGGCTAGCAGAGCACGCTTCGCTGCAAACGCCGAGCACAGTGCAGCGCCGAGCAGTGGCACGGCACCGCTAAAAGGCTTGGACCAATCCAGCTCGCGGCGCAACCGCAGTGGCGCGGCGCCTCACGGTGCGGTGGCCCGCCGCGCGCGGTGCAAGAGGGAACGGGGGGTGGACAGgcaggtaccaggtacctagtaccttggcAGGGTtcggtggcgacggcaagtGCTCCAGAAGgggactcggccgtcgtttGTTGTTGACTTGGCCATTGGCAAGACGACGGGCGATTGGAATGCAGGGAAATCAGGGGACGGAGCGATCGGAAGCGGTCGTACGAACCTCGATGGCGCCCCATGGTTCAGGTTCAGAGCTCCCGACGAGCACCCCTTGTCCTGCGGgag of the Drechmeria coniospora strain ARSEF 6962 chromosome 01, whole genome shotgun sequence genome contains:
- a CDS encoding PH domain protein, which encodes MTLLSEQVGEAHADIPFAPLESNTYRPTHPPTYLLPISHLLRIPRRRRRLPRAVFTARPNPSREAGTQRLDLGRFPRAGDAGPKAHPSRPSQPTPGATTKKTAGESKRHQGTKQRLQRHRPAAAPFGSTSLRSAPPWLLAPNPKVGVITVIVRSSSLDRPTSFLVSPRRPFPLSPVDSPPLVRLPRPPVQSLGTSHRRCCRTSLVGRRRRRPPSSSVVVVVVVVVDLDPPPARPSRYREGVGRIQRRPISSPDVSIDRPILPVYADRSCAECCGDDGAPAGQGVLVGSSEPEPWGAIEVLLSFMSQFSAGHKTPSPSPTSSPPNESTGAHLKPASRSTVTTDPFLDTYVRRPVTPPELSDYGTPLNGSPRNISPHQQRQRSASRPSSRPLSIFNAYQPPVMDINEDTIPELLPVYSLLNSHSNKLYQEGYFLKLDDQNTQGKPNADRTWTECFAQLVGTVLSLWDAAELDAAGEDGEVLPKFINLTDASIKMIESLPTRSGDEQPLQNILSISTAGRNRYLLHFNSHHSLIQWTAGIRLAMYEHSTLQEAYTGALIAGKGKMLNNINVVMERSRFKTEEWVRVRFGAGVPWRRCWCVISPPDEKEYAKLQKEVKKRSAYDRSAMPILKGDIKFYDTRKDGKKQKKAQPIATITDAYSAYAIYPQAKSLVDASTLLKIEGHVTVHSSPPSATEGFIFIMPEVRPMVTGFEMLLRFLFPTWDTFGLYGRPGRLVASVLDPRSLMFAMPKHKKYGYLELLDVSTLIMDDSSSSWAEREWRKKLKEATGTRMNAVEDGTGPDAAAAADAVSGSSPGGKPKVGFAEDHARIRTSRSFSLNEAGRMGTAPPDQRGGMQLSVAAHAQHGRNLSESNVGGPQPPRNDYGPPMVPYQTSPQRMPVPVRGGPPAETGSSDDEPGRSPMPPEMGDLEGMPTPEPVSRPPAFSHGSQAHPAGKAYHSPELRRANSRLSSTTLAQLAKAGGIANPGDLSPRRDGDALNAHGHDRPGRLPVPLGVPNQRARSPMDYGSKPPYAHDANEPPRPHTSDGRRAPHPPGQKPNFHPDQLPPGAAGRGAPMPPQGQGRGRPPNQRPPPGHPPLHHDPYRGQPPAGPGPRPFPGPQGRGRPPPNPAHPQRKPVPGGHQSMTSDDVIDHYSSDPHRGPPPAQGRQPPPGHYPQDDRHPTDGRPSVERPRAGALKTVGGGEHPTQNADYDFPEVNFGPTINYGAAPVPRRKVPPSANAPGPDQPQRQPSPGRQGADDGGKRTMAWQPAGSHAGSGAHGLTAEQYVQQRAAASGQQAMHGVPGGAGPRAHNLQAPYQGGQSPQRRGNGY